DNA sequence from the Halorussus limi genome:
CACGGCCAGCGTGCACACTTGGCGACGTACTGTATATCGTAGTAGGCCGCCAGCACCGTCGCCAGCAGCGTCGTGTAACGCAGCACCTGTCCGGGGAACCCCTCGACGAGGCCCGCCAGCGTTAGTCCCGCCCAGACGACCTGTCCGGCCAGACCAACCCAGAGGACGCGGAACCACAGCGCCGTGGCGTTCGACTGGCGCGGTTCGACGGCCGCCGGGTTCCGACCGCTGAGCACCGAGAAGCGGGGTCCGAAGTAGTTCGATTCCTCAGTTCCGCCCGCAGTCCCGTAGTACCGGCCGAGTTCCATCAGCCCGTATCCCCCGACGACGAGGTTAGGGACCAGCAGTCCCAACCCTTCTATCGCCTGAAGCGGGAGTATATTCTCGAAGTACGTCAGATCGATCAGTAGCCCGACGCCGACGACGAACACCGCCAGACCGAGTAGACTGATAGCGAGTCCACGGGCGTCTCGTTCCATAGTGTGCCTCTCCGGATCACCTTATGTCAAGATTCCCCCGTCGGGAAACGGAAGAACACGAAATGCGGCGGACGACGCGCTACGTCGAGTCCGACGGTTCGGTCGACCGGTTGTCCCCGTCGTCCAGTACCGCCTCGACGCCGCCGGCGGGGAGTGCAACGTCCTCGGTCGCGTCGGCGGACTCGGCGTCCCCGGTGAACCGGTCGCTGACCTCGGCGTCGGTCTCGAAGCGGTCGAGCGCCTCTCTGAGGCGTTCGGCCTGCGCGGTCAGGTCGCTGGCCGAGCGGGAAACCTCGGTCAGCGCGGTGGTCTGTTCCTCGGCGGCCGCGGCGACGTTCTCGGCTTCCTCGGTCGTCGCCTCGCTGATGCGGGACACCTCGTCGAACATGGCGACCACTTCCTCGGTCGCGTCGGCCTGCGTCTCGGTCGCGTCGCTTATCTTCTGAACGCCGGTGTTGGTGTCTTGGGCGTAGTCGGCAATCTCCTCCAACGCGTCCACCGCGCGCTCGATGGAGTCGGCGTGTTCGGAGACCTGTTCGCTCGCCGACTGAACTCCTTCGCCGGTGCGCTCGGTCTGGGACTTGATGCGGTCGAGGCGCTGTTCGATGTCCTCCGAGGCGATTTTGGCCTCCTCGGCGAGGTCCTTGATCTTGTTCGCCACCGCCGCGAAGCCCTCGGGGTTCCCGCCGTCGGTGCTGGACCGGGACACCTCGATGGAGGCGTTGAGCGCGAGCATGTTGGTCTGGGTGGCGATGTCGCCGATGAACTCGATGAGTTCGTCCACCTCGGTCACTTCGGATTCGAGGCGCTCTATCTCCGCGACCGCTTCGTCGGAGGTCTGCTTGATCTTGTCGAGACCGCGGACCGCGTCTTCGGCCGCCTCGCGGCCTTCGCGGCCGGTCTCGGCGGTTTCCTCGGCCAAGTCCGCGACCTCGTTGGAGGAGGCCGCTATCTCCTCGGTGGTCGCCGACAGGCCGCTGAGTTCGTCCGCGACGGTACCCAACTGGTCGTGCTGGTCGTCCGCGCCGGCCGAAATCTCTCGAATCGACGCCGTGACCTGCTCGCTGGCCGAGTAGACCTCCTCGGAGGAGGCGGTCACGACCTCGCTCGACGCCGCGACGTCGTCGGCGAACGCGGTCAGGTCGGCCATCGTCGCCTCGATGTCGGCCACCATCCCGTTGAACGCCTCGGCGATGGCGGTCATCGCCTCGCTGTCGCTCTCGGGGTCCATGCGGCGGGTGAGGTCGCCGTCGGCGCAGTCGGTCATCACCTCGCTGTAGTCGTCGGCCTTCCGTTCGAGGTGGCGGTTCAGGCGCTCGGTCTCCTCCATCTGCTCGCGGAGTTCGTCGCGCATGCTGGCGAACGCGGCGTAGAGTCGGCCGAACTCGTCGTCGCGGTGGGTCCGGAGGTCGACGTCGAGTTCGCCCCGCTCCATGCGTCGACTCCGCTCGCGGAGGTCGGCCAGCGGTCGGACCGTCCGTCTGCCGAGGACCGCGCCGACCGCGAGCAGCGAGAGCAGACTCGCGGCCACGAGCAGACCGATGTTCTCCCCGACGGCGGTTCCGAGCGCGTAGGCCTCCCGCTTGGGAATCGCGGTCGCCGCGACCCAATCGGTGCCCTGAATCGCGGAGTAGGCCACCACGTAGTCGCCGCGATCCCGGACCGCGGTGGCCGTCGCGTTCCCGCCGTCTCCGGTGCTTCCGTCCGCCGTATCCGAGAGGGACGGGCCGCCGTCGGCGAGCAGACCCGCCGACGAGACGTTCGTCGCGTCGCTCTCCAGCACGGTCTCGCCGTCCCTGTCGACTATCCACGTCGTCTGGTTGGTCGACGGCTGGTGGAGGTTCGCCACGCGGTCGTCGATGCCGCCCGCGACGACCAGATACGTGTCGTCAGCGCCGGCCACGGGGCTGGCGACCGCCATGAACTTGTGGTCGTCGGTGTACCACGGCGAGTCCTTGTCGGTGAACGCCGTAGTCTTCGAGACGTAAGCGCGGGAGGTCCACACGTCGTCGCTGCTCTCGAAGGAGGCGGCGACCGAAGCGTTCGACCACGGCATCTCGACGCGGTCGAGCGACCAGCCTTCGACGGTCCGCTTCGTGCTGGCGACGACCACGCCCTCCTCGGCGTCGACCACGTACATCGCCCGCACGTTAATCGAAGAGCGGCTCTGGGCCGCGTCGAGTCTGTTTCGTATCTCGGTCCGATTACCGTCGGCCAGCGACTGTTGGGCCGACAGCGTGCGGGTCTGGGTCCGCAGGCCCGCTATCCAGCGACTCAGCGAGTCGGCCTGTAGCGTCACGGTGGACGCGACCTGCGCCTCGGCCTCGTCGCGGGCCATCTCCCGCGCGTCGACGTAGGTTATCGCGCCCGCCGCGCCGACGACGAGGATAATCAGCGTAATCGAGAGCGTGAACTTCGCCGCGTACCGCCGGCGGACGGCCGCCGGTGTCACAGCGGCGAGGAGTCGGCTCCGAAGTGGCCGACTTCCGGGGGGAGAATCCACCGTGTCAGCGTTCGCATCGTCTGTGTCGTCCATCGTGAACTCGCGTTTCCGACAATTTCATATAAATCTACTCGCCGATTCGACTGATTTAAAATCAAATGGGTGACAGAACTGGCAGGAGTCGGCGATTTTCGCGTCGAAGCGGATTATCGCTCTCCGTCGACGCCGATTTCGTCGTCGAACTGCGCGAAGAAGTCCTCCATGAAGCTCCGCCGAGTCTCTCCGAGGCGACGGCCGGGCGAGGTGTGCAACGAACTCAGCCGTTCTTCCGCCCACTCTCGGAGGAGAGTGATGTCCGAGACGTCGGCCGTAGCCGTTCGGGACTCCGACGCGTCGTCGATTGCCGCGTATCTTTCGCCCGCTCTCCCCGACCGCTCGCCGACGATACACGCCATCCGAACGATACCGCGTGCGCCGGCGGCTTCCAACTTGTCCGCGTCGAAGAGTAGCTTCGCCTCGGGGGTCTCTGGCTCCGGGGAACGGGACCGAATGCTGTGCGTTCGGATGCAGTGTTCGACGGCGTCGATTCGGTCGGCAGTCACCCCTTCGGCTTCGAGGAGTTGCTCCGCTTCGAGCGCGGCCCACCTGTCGTGGTCTTCGATTTCCCCGACCCGTTCGAGCGGCCGGCCGATGTCGTGTAACCACGCTGCTGCGGAGAGAACGCCTCTGTCGACAGTCGCCTCCGACTCGTTCGCCAATCGAATCGCCAAATCGCGGACTCGTTCGGCGTGGAATCTATCGTGCGCCGGGAGGGCGTCTTCGTAATAGGGTAGCGACAGCTTTCGAGCGAGAGGGCCTAATTCCTGCGTCACGGGTGGTGCGAGAAGTCGCCTTCCAACGCCATAGTGGTTGTGAAACTGTCAGTCACTAGTGCGAACCGAACGTCCCGCTAATCGAGCATCACTTCGGGAGGAGGTTGGCGACCGAACGTCCGGCACGACTGCGAGACGGAGTTCGGACCGCGCCGGTGTCGGTTACGAGGCCTCGGAGACGGCAACCGTTGCGTGACCTTCTCGACGACATCGACCGGACCTAATCGGTGAGGCGGTCGCGTCGCAGGTCTTGATACAGGTTAAGAAACGACTCCAATTCATCGAACCGCGGCCCCTTCGTAACCCGGTCAGTCTCGCGATTCCACTGGATGTACCTGCGTTCCTCCAGTACTGGCAGATGGAGGTGGTGCATCGTTACTAACGGGTCGTGTTCCCCCGCAGTGCGTTCCATGTCGCTGAAGTCGATACAAGGTTCGGTGTGTCGGTCTGCCGTCGCTAACCGGAGCAACAGGCGGCGTCGTTCGAGACGACCCATCGCCTTCAATTGGTCGTCGAACGAAGACTCCGGTGACTGATTGCTCATACTCATGCCTCTACTACGGCCCCAAATCACGTGAAACCCTGTCAATTTCATCAGAGATTGTTGTTTTGAGAAAGTGAGTGACAGGATATGCGGACGTAATCAACGGGCATCTCGGGAGTGACGGGGACGTACGAATCCCTTCACAACACTGTTATCCGTACGACCCACCCACCTCACAATGAGAGAGTGAGACCACACAGTCGTGCCGACGGGTCCCGTTGGGACTCCCCCAAAATTTCTGCATCGATGGTCAATACGCACCACGGTTTGCGCGATTTAGAGGATGTATGCAGTAGACGGCAACAGTTTGTTTCAATCCCTCAGCGGCAAAATAGCCGTTAAGTTGGTCTGCGAGGGGGATCGTTTCTCTGATCCGAGATGATCCTCGTCTCCTCAAACTCACCAGTTCGAACAGCAGTAAGAATGCTCTCAGGGTCGACTCCATCGAGGGCAATCGTTTCACGTTGTGCCCGTTGAAGCATCTTCGCAGCGTGAAGGTCGATCGGTACACTGCTTCCAGCGGTCATGTCGATATCGAGAATGAGGGAGACCAGCTGCCACGTAGGATGGCGCACCGACCATTCTCTCTTGCTTACCATTCAAGCAGACGGAAATGCTAGGGGTACAGTAGAGAGCAAACAACTCATGGCCGAGACAACCGCTGTTGTATTGGGAGTGCTCGTCTCCTTCATCATTGCTATCGGTGTCCGGTTTCTGGCAGACCGAGTCACGTTCCCATACACCGTTTTACTTGTCACAGTCGGATTCACATTGACGATTTTTCCTCTCCAGACGTATCTCGGCTTCAGCCTCACCCCTCTCTTTACGCACGACGTGATCCTCTTCGTGTTTCTACCCGCGATTCTGTTCTATGGCGCCGCGGAGATTGATCACGATCTGTTTCGACGCAACCTGCCAATCATTGCAATAACCGTTCTTGTTGGGCTCCCTGTCGCTATTTTAGCAATCGGCTGGGTCGGCGCGAAGCTCTTCGGAATCCCGCTGTTAATCATGCTACTATTTGGAGCGATGGCCTATCCGATAGATCCCGTTGCCGTCCTCTCGCTCTTTGAGGAATCAGGAGCTCCATCACGACTGGCGGTTCTTGTCGAGGGGGAGAGCCTTCTCGATGATGGACTTGCTATCGTTTTGTTCTCGGCGGTGTTAGCACTCGTACGTGATGCTGACCCACGGATCTTACTGGAACGGGGCTCTTCTCGTTTGACCGGTTGGGGGCATTCTTGACCAATTTTCTCATTGTAAGTCTCGGTGGCATTCTTGTCGGTGTTGGAATTGGATACGCCACGTACCGAACACAACGGGTAGTGAACGACAAGACGAATCTCTTCATGATTTCGGTCGTTGGGGTCTACGGGGGCTTTTACCTCGCGGAACACGTGCTCCACGTAAGTGGAATTCTCGCCACGGTAGTCACAGGCATCGTCTTGGGAACATTCTCCAGACAGTATGCACTGAGTGAGGAGAACCTCGAGTATTTGGGGGAGATTTGGGAGAAAATCGTCTTCCTGTCCGAAACGATGCTGTTCGTTGCCATCGGCATCGAGGTATCGTCAATCCAAGTACTCAGGACCCTTCCGGTCGTGCTAACTACGCTTCTTCTTCTGATCGGTGTCCGTGCTGGCGTGATCTACGGAATCGTGAATCTCCTGAATCAGGTGATCAAGGACCCCATCCCCGTAAGCTATCAGCACGTTATAATTCGGGGTGGAATGCACGGCGTAATACCAATCGCTCTCGCGCTCAGTCTCGGACCTTCCATTCCCTTCGGAGGTCAGCTCAGTCGGCGGTGTTTGGAGTTGTCATCGCAAGCATGATCATCCAGGGACTGTCGATGACAAGTATTCTCGAAGCGACCGGTGTAACCTAATCCGGTGAAGAGGACGAATGGACAGGTCTTTCTCTAGCTTTAGCCTCACTCTTTGGGCCCTTTAGTGCCAAGACTGGCGCTGATTCGAAGGTCACCTCATTGTGGGAAACTAGTGCATATCTCCCCTTTGCGTGCCAATCTGTCTTGAGTTCAGTTGGGACATTTATCGTGTCGCATACGCGCCCTGTATCTCGCACGTCCTGTGATGACCTACCGAAAAGGTGTCAGGAATGGAGTGCGAGATGTTGCGAATCGAGCCACTAAGTTTTACGGGTCGAAACGTCACCGGATCATATTTCAATCGCTCAAACGGGGACTAACATGACGGGGATGGCGTGTGTTTTGAGAACCGTTTCTATCATACTGGGATGCAGAAGCTCATCGACGAAATTGTGTTCCCTATCACCCATAACGACGTATTCGTAATCGCGGTCGGATTCAAGAATCGCGTCGGTGAGGAGTTTCTCTTCCGCGATGTTCGTTCGATCCGAGAATTCACCTCTCCCCTGTATCTTTACCTCGAAAGTGACGTCCGGAGCTGTTCGCTGGATTACCGTCTCGATCTCGTCGCGGATTTGCTCGACAGATTCGTCTTCAGATTCCTGAACGTGGTACACGAACAGGTCGTGTCCACTCACTGCTGCCTGTTCAACGGCGAATTCCAAGACGGTGTTTCGGTGCTCAGAACCCCCAAACGCTACGAAGATCGTCCCCATACATTTCCTTAGACGGCTTCTCCCTTTAGCGACGGGGCAACCGTGACCGATATGCGCCCTGTATTCACCATGCTAATTCTGACAGTATGTGGGTAAGTCAGTGGCGGTCGTGATGAATACAGAGGGTGTATGCAGTGTGGCGCTTGCGTCTCCTCGGTACGACTATCGTTGAGCGTAACGTAGCGACACTGCTATGCCAGTCAGCCAGTGTAACGGTGCGAACCTCTATTACGAGGAGGAAGGGGCGGGGCGACCGATCGTCTTCCTCCACGGAGCGTGGGCCGGACTTCGATTTTTTGAGCCTCAACTGATGAACCTTTCAGACGAGTTCCAGACTGTGGCGCTTGATTTTCGAGGTCACGGTCGATCGGAAAAGTCGGAAGCGGGGCACACGGTTCCGCAGTACGCGCGTGACGTCAGAGCCTTCCTCGATCACCAAGACCTCGATGAGATTGTTCTCGTCGGATGGTCACTCGGGGCACTCGTCGCCTGGGAATACGTCGATCAGTTCGGTACCGATGGTATTCGAGGCCTCGTGAATGTCGATATGGAGGCCGCGCCTGGACCGGCCGGGAACGAGGAGGCTCCCACCTACGACCTCGATAGATTCCGTGATATCAACCGAAGTATACAGGCAGATCATCTGGCCTTCATCGAGCAAACAATCGACGTATCTTTCAAACACCCGCCTACTGACGATCTGCGGACGACGATTCTCGATGAGGACTCGCGGTCACCGCCAACCGTCAAGAGCGCCATTATTATCGACGCGACGCTGTGCGATTACCGAGAAGTTCTTCCCGATATAGACGTTCCAATGTTGGTGTGTGCTGGCGCGGACGAAAAGTGGCGCTCGGTCCCGGTGGTCAAGCGGACCGCCGATCTTGTTCCCGAGGCTCGATTCGAACTGTTCGAGGAAAGTGGACACAGTCTCACTGTCGAAGAACCAGAGAAATTCAATCAGGTAGTGAGCGATTTCGTCAAAAGCCTCTGATGCGTACGCGCTATCTATTCAGCACGGCTTTCCTGACAACTTCTGAGCAGGTCGGTATTGGTGGTGCAAGATATAGTGGGTGGATTTAGCAGAGGTGCAGTTCCAAAGAAGTTCTCCTCGCACCCTCGTGATGGCACGGGAATACAATGGAAATTGATGGCTAACTATTTGCTCTCTCGTAGCGTATCTAGGACCTGTCTTGCTATGACAATACAGGCAAACCCGGTAGATGGTAATGCAGTTATAGACTTCCGAGGGAGACTTCACAGCCCCGTCCTCTGGCCTGACAAAGCGGGGAACACCCATGACCGCTGAGGACCTCCGCGAAACGCAGGTCGCATGGGACGAGGTCGCAGCTGGCTTCGACGAGTACGCCACACCATTGACTATCTCCTTCGCGGAGATGGCCCTCGACAGAGTCGATGTCGGCTCAGGGACGCGGTTTCTCGACGTGGCCGCCGGCAGCGGAGCACTCAGCATTCCGGCGGCACGACTCGGCGCGGAGGTAGTGGCGACCGACATCTCTCCCGCGATGGTCGAGTTGCTCACTGCACGCGCACGGGATGAGGAACTGACCGATATCGAGGCCCGTGTCATGGATGGCCACGCCCTCGAGTTCGAGGACGACACCTTCGATGTCGCCGCATCCCAGAACGGTGTCTCGCTGTTTCCGGACATGCAGCGCGGGGTGCGCGAGATGGTACGTGTCACGAAACCGGGTGGACAAGTGTTGATTCTCGCGTTTGGTCCGCCGACGGAGGCAGAGTTTCTCACGTTCTTCATGGGGGCAATGCAAGCGGCCATTCCTGGGTTCGATGGCCTCCCGATGGACCCCCCGCCCTTACCGTTCCAGGCGGCGGATGCCGAGAAGCTGCGCGCACAACTTGCCGACGCTAGACTGAACGATATCCGCATTGACACCGAGACGTGGGACATGGAGATCCAGTCCGCCGAGCACCTCTGGGACATGGTGGTCAACAGCAACCCAATCGCCGCAACACTGGTCGCCGACCTGACCGAAGAGCAAATAGCCGAGGTTCAGAGAATCCTGGACACCAAACTCCGTGACCGTTCCGGAGGGAGCGGGCCCGCCGTCCTGACCAACCGGATGCATATCGCCGTCGGGACGAAGTGAAAACGTTGGTCTGTCCGACAGTATCGAGTACATCAACTCATTTCACGTGGTCGAGGTCAGTACTGGACACGGCTGAAAGATACGCGCCCTCTCTGTAGCGCATGGCTTCTGACCGTGACTGAGCAGGTCTTTGTGGTCCGTGCTGAATAGAGAGGGTAGATGGGCGAATAAGAGCATAATATTACGGAAGGAGGTCCATTATTAGACACTCTCGCATAGCCGCAATTGTTTCACCCGACACGCCTGTATTTCTTCGAGATGTGTGCCGGAGTCTCACTCAGCGAAAAGTGCGAGAACCTCTACGAACAGGTCGGGCTTGATACGTCGTATCTTGTTTTGATGACGATGTCCGGTGTGCTTGCTGGCGTGGCTCTCCTCACCAACTCGATTCCAATCCTCATCGGCGCGATGGTCATTGCCCCAGCATTGACGCCTTTGGAACTCGTTTCCGCTGGCCTTGCTGCCAACCGGTTGAAGCGAGCCGGATTCGGGGCCTTGGTCGCGTTCGGCGGTCTTTTGGCTGCGACTGCTGGGGCGATGGTAACGACGGTGATACTGAACATGACAGGAGTTCTCCCACCTGCGGAGAACCTCATTGAGAAACCACTACTTGAGGAACGCGTTACGGCCGGCTGGTACAGCGTCCTTGCCGCTGCCGCGGCGGGTATCGCGGCGGGGATAGCGACCGACGAAGAACGGACAGACACGCTAGTCGGCGTCGTCGCTGCCCTCGCACTCGTCCCGGCCGCAGCTGCTGGGGGAATAACATTGCTGTCACGAGCGCCTGCCAAGGCCAGTGGCGGCCTCCTCTTACTCGTCGTAAATGCAGGCATGGTCGTGATAACTGGGACGCTAACACTCTGGCTCCACACTCGTGGCGATAGTAAAGCGCACACAGGCTAATAGGCATGCAACGTACCTATCGCCTGTTTCGATCGTCCATGCCGAAACGAACATACTCCTATGCTAAACTCATCTTCTGTATTGAACGATTCCAGTAGCAAGCTTTGGACCATATCTTGCGAGATACGCGCCCTCTATTCAGCACGACGCTTTTGGCAGTTGTTCGGTAGGTCAAGTCGATGCGTGCTGAAGACAGAGAATCAAATATTCGTGGTGCGTATTGACTATCGATTCGGAGGTGTCGAGGGAGTCCCAACGAGCCCGATTGCTTCCGCATTGATCGGTCTCCCTCCCTCTACGGTAAACTGGGACAGACCGACAGATAACTCTGTTGTGAAAGAATTCAAGCCAATTCGGCTTTCCGCAGTATTATCCGGAATAAGTGGCGATAATCCGATGTCGGAATACGAGTACCCTCGAAGTTCACCCTATTATCTGTTGAAAACCGGGTTCCTTTCTAGAAATGGCTATTTCAGTTATTCCTCATCTTTAGCCTCTTCGCAGACCTCGTCGTCGCATTCTCGGCGATACTTACCCAGTATAATGTTGCGGTCTATCGCCGAACAAAAGCCACCCCATGGTAGCACAACTCGAAACTCGGCGCCACCGCGTTAGGTTTCGCGTCCGAGTTGCCGCGCCTTCCGCTTCTGGTCGCGGGCCGCGTACGCGCTGAAGGCACCGATACCGAGTGTGATCAGGCCGACGACGATGTCGTTCCAGAACACGAGCGGATTCACCGCCTCCGTAGCTCCGGCGTCCCAGCCGAACATGAACGGGGCGGCGATAAGCCAGAGGCCGAGGAGTGCGGCGATCGCGGCGGCACCGACGCTACCCACCTGATCCTTGCCCTGCCGCGAGTAGTTGTAGCCGCCAATACCAAGCAGGAGGGCCCCGACGATGAGGTCGTTCCAGAACTGCGAGGCGACCATGTCGAACAGGAACGTCTGCAGGATCAGCCACGCTCCCAGGAGCGCGATGATTCCCGAGAGCCACTTCCCCCGTTCGTACGGGTTCGGGTCCATGTTCCTGTCTACGTCGCGATCCACGTCGTATTCGTCGTCTGTAGTGCGATTACTCATCTATAATCTCAAACGTCCTAGGGGTCGCGACCCAAAGAGTCTGCTGGCTTTCCCTTCGGAGGGAGATAGAACAGCGTTCGACCACATCCATGAATGAGTCACGGACCGAAATTTCCGTCTCGTTAATTTATCCGGGGTCGTTTTTCGGGCGAACACCGTACTCAGTTTGCACACGGATTGCGCGATTCAGGGCGTCTACTTTTCGTGGCTATCCTTGTTATCTGTCTGGGGATGGGTGTACGTTGCCGAACCGCATATCTGGCACTCATCACGGAGAGGTTCTACGGTTCCATCCCGCTTTCGTCCGATGTGGGGAGCACCGCACTCTTCGCAATCCAACCGATAGAATAGGTGAGAGTTTCCCATGCTGTCTCAATCAGGGTGTGCCACGTGATCGATTGATATCTGAATTATCGTACGCGACGTGAAGTTTCTCGGTCCGCCGCAGACAGATGCTGTTGCTGTCGATGAGTCACATCACGGACTTCAGCTATAAGTATTATTTAGTATTTCACTCAAGATGTGTTTTTGATTATTAGGGTGAATTATTTAGGCCGGACGAGTTACAAATCGTAACAACGGTTACGCAATTCTG
Encoded proteins:
- a CDS encoding methyl-accepting chemotaxis protein, whose translation is MTPAAVRRRYAAKFTLSITLIILVVGAAGAITYVDAREMARDEAEAQVASTVTLQADSLSRWIAGLRTQTRTLSAQQSLADGNRTEIRNRLDAAQSRSSINVRAMYVVDAEEGVVVASTKRTVEGWSLDRVEMPWSNASVAASFESSDDVWTSRAYVSKTTAFTDKDSPWYTDDHKFMAVASPVAGADDTYLVVAGGIDDRVANLHQPSTNQTTWIVDRDGETVLESDATNVSSAGLLADGGPSLSDTADGSTGDGGNATATAVRDRGDYVVAYSAIQGTDWVAATAIPKREAYALGTAVGENIGLLVAASLLSLLAVGAVLGRRTVRPLADLRERSRRMERGELDVDLRTHRDDEFGRLYAAFASMRDELREQMEETERLNRHLERKADDYSEVMTDCADGDLTRRMDPESDSEAMTAIAEAFNGMVADIEATMADLTAFADDVAASSEVVTASSEEVYSASEQVTASIREISAGADDQHDQLGTVADELSGLSATTEEIAASSNEVADLAEETAETGREGREAAEDAVRGLDKIKQTSDEAVAEIERLESEVTEVDELIEFIGDIATQTNMLALNASIEVSRSSTDGGNPEGFAAVANKIKDLAEEAKIASEDIEQRLDRIKSQTERTGEGVQSASEQVSEHADSIERAVDALEEIADYAQDTNTGVQKISDATETQADATEEVVAMFDEVSRISEATTEEAENVAAAAEEQTTALTEVSRSASDLTAQAERLREALDRFETDAEVSDRFTGDAESADATEDVALPAGGVEAVLDDGDNRSTEPSDST
- a CDS encoding HD domain-containing protein — its product is MTQELGPLARKLSLPYYEDALPAHDRFHAERVRDLAIRLANESEATVDRGVLSAAAWLHDIGRPLERVGEIEDHDRWAALEAEQLLEAEGVTADRIDAVEHCIRTHSIRSRSPEPETPEAKLLFDADKLEAAGARGIVRMACIVGERSGRAGERYAAIDDASESRTATADVSDITLLREWAEERLSSLHTSPGRRLGETRRSFMEDFFAQFDDEIGVDGER
- a CDS encoding cation:proton antiporter domain-containing protein; this encodes MAETTAVVLGVLVSFIIAIGVRFLADRVTFPYTVLLVTVGFTLTIFPLQTYLGFSLTPLFTHDVILFVFLPAILFYGAAEIDHDLFRRNLPIIAITVLVGLPVAILAIGWVGAKLFGIPLLIMLLFGAMAYPIDPVAVLSLFEESGAPSRLAVLVEGESLLDDGLAIVLFSAVLALVRDADPRILLERGSSRLTGWGHS
- a CDS encoding cation:proton antiporter domain-containing protein; protein product: MTNFLIVSLGGILVGVGIGYATYRTQRVVNDKTNLFMISVVGVYGGFYLAEHVLHVSGILATVVTGIVLGTFSRQYALSEENLEYLGEIWEKIVFLSETMLFVAIGIEVSSIQVLRTLPVVLTTLLLLIGVRAGVIYGIVNLLNQVIKDPIPVSYQHVIIRGGMHGVIPIALALSLGPSIPFGGQLSRRCLELSSQA
- a CDS encoding universal stress protein; protein product: MGTIFVAFGGSEHRNTVLEFAVEQAAVSGHDLFVYHVQESEDESVEQIRDEIETVIQRTAPDVTFEVKIQGRGEFSDRTNIAEEKLLTDAILESDRDYEYVVMGDREHNFVDELLHPSMIETVLKTHAIPVMLVPV
- a CDS encoding alpha/beta fold hydrolase; this encodes MPVSQCNGANLYYEEEGAGRPIVFLHGAWAGLRFFEPQLMNLSDEFQTVALDFRGHGRSEKSEAGHTVPQYARDVRAFLDHQDLDEIVLVGWSLGALVAWEYVDQFGTDGIRGLVNVDMEAAPGPAGNEEAPTYDLDRFRDINRSIQADHLAFIEQTIDVSFKHPPTDDLRTTILDEDSRSPPTVKSAIIIDATLCDYREVLPDIDVPMLVCAGADEKWRSVPVVKRTADLVPEARFELFEESGHSLTVEEPEKFNQVVSDFVKSL
- a CDS encoding class I SAM-dependent methyltransferase — protein: MTAEDLRETQVAWDEVAAGFDEYATPLTISFAEMALDRVDVGSGTRFLDVAAGSGALSIPAARLGAEVVATDISPAMVELLTARARDEELTDIEARVMDGHALEFEDDTFDVAASQNGVSLFPDMQRGVREMVRVTKPGGQVLILAFGPPTEAEFLTFFMGAMQAAIPGFDGLPMDPPPLPFQAADAEKLRAQLADARLNDIRIDTETWDMEIQSAEHLWDMVVNSNPIAATLVADLTEEQIAEVQRILDTKLRDRSGGSGPAVLTNRMHIAVGTK
- a CDS encoding DUF389 domain-containing protein, whose amino-acid sequence is MCAGVSLSEKCENLYEQVGLDTSYLVLMTMSGVLAGVALLTNSIPILIGAMVIAPALTPLELVSAGLAANRLKRAGFGALVAFGGLLAATAGAMVTTVILNMTGVLPPAENLIEKPLLEERVTAGWYSVLAAAAAGIAAGIATDEERTDTLVGVVAALALVPAAAAGGITLLSRAPAKASGGLLLLVVNAGMVVITGTLTLWLHTRGDSKAHTG
- a CDS encoding SPW repeat domain-containing protein encodes the protein MSNRTTDDEYDVDRDVDRNMDPNPYERGKWLSGIIALLGAWLILQTFLFDMVASQFWNDLIVGALLLGIGGYNYSRQGKDQVGSVGAAAIAALLGLWLIAAPFMFGWDAGATEAVNPLVFWNDIVVGLITLGIGAFSAYAARDQKRKARQLGRET